In Papaver somniferum cultivar HN1 chromosome 1, ASM357369v1, whole genome shotgun sequence, a genomic segment contains:
- the LOC113339767 gene encoding accelerated cell death 11-like has product MAPTLLKKMSQAFRELADTVNQNKDMEVKPFAKACSYITDLMRHIGPLSKFAVDDFAPRVCDLEAASRSFRSLRSMMCGNIEQNNVRSPGSHTRNLLMVKRVIELVNILFQQIVATNYDDKGDNSLASQGLAAYLTVFSQYHGTGLKATVEFFKPHIPSKAQLLVKLEEIDEASCVAQMRIIAEAATRITQHIDNLFITRDLGLDWS; this is encoded by the exons ATGGCTCCTActcttttaaaaaaaatgtcaCAAGCATTCAGAGAATTAGCAGACACCGTAAATCAAAATAAAGATATGGAAGTGAAACCTTTTGCTAAAGCATGCTCTTACATTACCGATCTCATGCGCCACATAGGTCCACTTTCCAAATTTGCAGTAGACGATTTTGCACCAAGA GTTTGTGATTTGGAGGCAGCGTCAAGATCGTTTCGTTCATTAAGATCAATGATGTGTGGAAACATTGAACAAAACAATGTTAGGTCTCCAGGCAGTCACACAAGAAATCTTCTCATGGTCAAGAGAGTAATTGAGTTGGTGAATATTTTGTTTCAACAGATTGTAGCTACAAATTATGATGATAA GGGTGATAACTCATTGGCATCTCAAGGACTGGCGGCTTACTTGACCGTGTTTAGTCAATACCACGGAACGGGCTTAAAGGCTACGGTTGAATTCTTCAAGCCCCACATTCCCTCCAAAGCGCAGTTACTTGTCAAACTAGAGGAAATAGATG AGGCATCATGCGTAGCTCAAATGAGAATCATTGCTGAGGCAGCAACTCGTATCACTCAACACATTGACAACTTATTCATTACAAGGGATCTCGGCTTAGACTGGTCGTGA
- the LOC113339775 gene encoding disease resistance protein At4g27190-like — MAEYIVTPVVEIIKCFGPSIKLGAGYLVEHEKKIGKLRAKVESLKKLRSKLQEKVEAAEKNLETIDPDVTDWFINVDKEVNQDETLEGLLNVQADLDQTMQKKIKHFTRRFGVGKFISKKTITIDDLFKKGSNFSSISYASSLVHGADDFPTDLDFIRFPSRNCVMEEVMIALSNDETNLIEVYGMGGIGKTMLINQICNQVKEDRLFEVVVFVTVSQNVDLKSIQDTIADALQCQTVKKSGDTTRRALLLYERLKKVECILLVLDDIWAKDFELRHVGMPNGPNKGCKVLITSRIRKEYCGSHLIQKNIEVKTIKEEESQGLFMKNVRDVPDSALAEKIVKECNGLPIALVVLGKGLRNKDTKQWEDTARQLKNSHIQVIEDMDSKVFWSIKLSYNFLKNDIEKRCFLLCCLFPEDHKITVSDDLMMYFICDSHLHGFTNLEEVRGRLHTVLQLLTDSCLLMRSENKSTVWMHDIIRDVAISIAKEEHGFFVKAGMELTVWPSITNSRVARLSLMRTSISGLPDKPALPRRLVSISLEGNRTLKNIPDDYFRGMKKIETLDLRSTGISKLPSSISLLLSLRSLFLDYCVFNPSIDISLVVFLKKLVILSLQGCNLERLPQEIGELTGLKSLNLSNNKSLQVPPNIISRLSQLEELYMKESFSGWEMEGWQSEMKAAGLEELISLLEKGVLTTLHFSLDKSRPELLSEEDGRPSGSIRLDVTFGQRTGLDYMSSDNFIELTLNSHRILPVIKVLLERVGALKLKRSNDLESVAQIGPNHVGFKNMKSLGIEECNDLVFLMRAEEAEVASNIFSSMEVLQIYSMDNLERLFDGPVPTGFIDNLKRLDVKQCDKMVSIFDSNLLKQVPNLDELNIEHCQMLREIFNLEEAAEEGSDNVSALFKLRKICLHHLPSLEMICKGVIPNGRFDNLQIVDLYTCDGIKYLFSLDIATRLRQLKELKIQYCFGMVNLIAPEEDMVGCSSTAVSPASIFFPKLESIFIECCLSLEHLWVAKTLGDSDRNPVLLPELNRLELSGLPKLTDLHQGSTSLEYPCLQHLEVVNCENLKRICLSHKRTPKLEKIVGDDETWFESIEWENSSDKQHMHHLFQRYGESKK; from the exons atGGCCGAGTACATTGTGACTCCCGTTGTTGAGATTATCAAGTGTTTTGGGCCTTCAATTAAGCTTGGAGCTGGATACTTAGTTGAACATGAGAAAAAGATTGGGAAGCTTAGAGCCAAAGTAGAATCGTTGAAGAAATTAAGATCAAAGTTGCAAGAAAAGGTAGAAGCAGCCGAAAAGAATCTTGAAACAATTGATCCAGATGTGACGGATTGGTTTATAAATGTGGATAAGGAAGTTAATCAAGATGAAACACTGGAAGGGTTACTTAATGTTCAAGCTGATCTTGATCAAACGATGCAgaaaaaaattaaacattttacTCGTCGCTTTGGCGTCGGTAAATttataagtaaaaaaacaatAACCATCGATGATCTTTTTAAGAAAGGAAGCAATTTCTCAAGTATTTCTTATGCCAGTAGTTTAGTTCATGGTGCAGATGATTTTCCAACAGATCTAGATTTTATACGGTTTCCGTCAAGAAATTGTGTTATGGAGGAAGTCATGATAGCGCTGAGCAACGACGAGACTAACTTGATTGAGGTGTATGGAATGGGAGGAATCGGAAAGACGATGTTGATTAATCAAATTTGTAACCAAGTTAAAGAGGATAGGCTTTTTGAGGTGGTCGTGTTCGTAACTGTATCTCAGAATGTAGATCTGAAAAGCATACAAGATACGATAGCAGACGCATTACAGTGTCAAACTGTTAAAAAGAGCGGGGATACGACCAGAAGAGCGTTGCTTTTATACGAACGATTGAAGAAGGTGGAATGCATACTCCTTGTCTTAGATGATATATGGGCAAAGGATTTCGAACTAAGGCATGTAGGCATGCCTAATGGCCCAAACAAAGGTTGCAAAGTTCTTATCACTTCAAGAATCCGTAAAGAATATTGTGGTTCTCATTTAATTCAGAAGAACATCGAGGTGAAGACCATAAAAGAAGAGGAATCACAGGGTTTGTTTATGAAGAACGTCCGTGATGTTCCGGATTCTGCTTTAGCTGAAAAGATCGTCAAGGAGTGCAATGGTTTGCCAATAGCGCTTGTTGTGCTTGGCAAGGGATTACGAAACAAAGACACCAAGCAATGGGAAGATACAGCTCGTCAACTAAAGAATTCTCACATTCAAGTAATCGAAGATATGGATTCCAAAGTTTTCTGGTCAATAAAATTGAGTTATAATTTCCTGAAGAATGACATAGAAAAAAGATGCTTCCTGCTTTGTTGTCTATTCCCGGAAGACCATAAAATAACTGTTTCTGATGATCTGATGATGTACTTCATCTGTGATAGTCATTTGCATGGATTCACTAATCTAGAGGAAGTCAGGGGAAGATTGCACACAGTATTGCAATTACTTACGGATTCATGTTTACTAATGCGCAGTGAAAACAAGTCTACTGTGTGGATGCATGATATCATCCGTGACGTGGCAATCTCAATTGCCAAGGAGGAGCATGGGTTTTTTGTAAAAGCTGGTATGGAGTTAACTGTGTGGCCGTCCATTACGAATTCTAGGGTGGCAAGACTGTCGTTAATGAGAACTTCCATCAGCGGTCTCCCTGACAAACCAGCACTTCCTCGTCGTCTGGTAAGCATATCTTTGGAAGGAAATAGAACATTGAAGAACATCCCAGATGATTATTTTCGAGGTATGAAGAAAATCGAAACCCTTGATTTGCGCTCAACCGGTATTTCTAAATTACCATCGTCGATTTCATTACTTTTAAGTCTCCGATCACTTTTTCTAGATTATTGTGTCTTTAATCCTTCCATTGACATATCTCTAGTTGTATTTTTAAAGAAGCTTGTAATACTTAGTCTACAAGGGTGTAACTTAGAACGACTGCCACAAGAAATCGGTGAATTAACTGGTTTGAAGTCGTTAAATTTGTCAAACAACAAGTCTCTGCAAGTTCCACCAAATATTATATCGAGGCTGTCTCAGTTGGAAGAGTTGTACATGAAGGAGAGCTTCAGTGGGTGGGAAATGGAAGGGTGGCAAAGCGAAATGAAAGCTGCTGGTTTAGAAGAGCTAATATCTTTATTAGAAAAAGGTGTATTAACTACTCTACACTTCAGTTTAGATAAGAGTCGTCCGGAGCTTCTTTCCGAAGAGGATGGCCGACCAAGTGGTAGCATCCGTTTGGATGTAACTTTCGGACAGAGAACAGGGTTAGACTATATGTCCAGTGACAATTTCATTGAACTTACACTTAATTCGCATCGAATTCTTCCAGTCATTAAGGTGTTGCTGGAAAGAGTCGGAGCTCTAAAGCTGAAAAGGAGTAACGATTTAGAGAGCGTGGCACAAATCGGTCCAAATCATGTTGGCTTCAAAAATATGAAGTCTCTCGGTATTGAAGAATGCAATGACCTGGTCTTTCTGATGAGGGCAGAGGAAGCAGAGGTCGCAAGCAACATTTTCAGTTCCATGGAAGTTTTACAAATTTATTCAATGGATAATTTGGAGCGACTGTTTGATGGACCTGTACCAACAGGATTCATTGACAACTTAAAACGGCTGGATGTAAAGCAGTGCGATAAGATGGTTAGCATTTTTGACTCAAATTTGTTGAAACAGGTGCCGAATTTAGATGAACTTAATATAGAACATTGTCAAATGTTAAGGGAAATATTTAACTTAGAAGAAGCAGCTGAAGAAGGAAGTGACAATGTCAGTGCACTTTTCAAACTAAGAAAGATATGTTTGCATCATTTGCCATCTCTGGAGATGATATGCAAAGGAGTGATTCCAAATGGAAGGTTTGACAATCTTCAAATAGTGGATCTTTATACTTGTGACGGAATTAAATATCTCTTCTCTCTGGATATTGCTACAAGGCTTCGACAGTTAAAAGAACTCAAGATTCAGTATTGCTTCGGTATGGTGAACCTAATTGCACCAGAGGAAGATATGGTAGGATGCTCATCTACCGCTGTATCTCCTGCTTCGATATTCTTTCCGAAGCTAGAATCGATATTCATTGAATGCTGTTTGAGTTTAGAGCATTTATGGGTCGCCAAAACTCTTGGAGATTCTGATAGGAACCCAGTTCTACTTCCTGAATTGAATAGACTAGAGCTAAGTGGTTTACCTAAACTTACTGATTTGCATCAAGGGTCAACCAGTCTGGAATACCCTTGTTTACAACATTTAGAAGTAGTTAATTGTGAAAACTTGAAGAGGATTTGTTTATCGCATAAAAGAACACCAAAGTTGGAAAAGATTGTGGGGGATGATGAGACGTGGTTTGAAAGCATTGAATGGGAAAATTCAAGTGACAAACAACATATGCATCACCTTTTCCAG CGTTATGGTGAatcaaagaaataa